A window of the Gorilla gorilla gorilla isolate KB3781 chromosome 8, NHGRI_mGorGor1-v2.1_pri, whole genome shotgun sequence genome harbors these coding sequences:
- the HNRNPH3 gene encoding heterogeneous nuclear ribonucleoprotein H3 isoform X1, with protein sequence MDWVMKHNGPNDASDGTVRLRGLPFGCSKEEIVQFFQGLEIVPNGITLTMDYQGRSTGEAFVQFASKEIAENALGKHKERIGHRYIEIFRSSRSEIKGFYDPPRRLLGQRPGPYDRPIGGRGGYYGAGRGSMYDRMRRGGDGYDGGYGGFDDYGGYNNYGYGNDGFDDRMRDGRGMGGHGYGGAGDASSGFHGGHFVHMRGLPFRATENDIANFFSPLNPIRVHIDIGADGRATGEADVEFVTHEDAVAAMSKDKNNMQHRYIELFLNSTPGGGSGMGGSGMGGYGRDGMDNQGGYGSVGRMGMGNNYSGGYGTPDGLGGYGRGGGGSGGYYGQGGMSGGGWRGMY encoded by the exons ATGGATTGGGTTATGAAACATAATGGTCCAAATGACGCTAGTGATGGGACAGTACGACTTCGTGGACTACCATTTGGTTGCAGCAAAGAGGAAATAGTTCAGTTCTTTCAAG GGTTGGAAATCGTGCCAAATGGGATAACATTGACGATGGACTACCAGGGGAGAAGCACAGGGGAGGCCTTCGTGCAGTTTGCTTCAAAGGAGATAGCAGAAAATGCTCTGGGGAAACACAAGGAAAGAATAGGGCACAG gtaTATTGAGATCTTCAGAAGTAGCAGGAGTGAAATCAAAGGATTTTATGATCCACCAAGAAGATTGCTGGGACAGCGACCGGGACCATATGATAGACCAATAGGAGGAAGAGGGGGTTATTATGGAGCTGGGCGTGGAAGTATGTATGACAGAATGCGACGAGGAGGTGATGGATATGATGGTG GTTATGGAGGTTTTGATGACTATGGTGGCTATAATAATTACGGCTATGGGAATGATGGCTTTGATGACAGAATGAGAGATGGAAgag GTATGGGAGGACATGGCTATGGTGGAGCTGGTGATGCAAGTTCAGGTTTTCATGGTGGTCATTTCGTACATATGAGAGGGTTGCCTTTTCGTGCAACTGAAAATGACATTGCTAAT ttcttctcaCCACTAAATCCAATACGAGTTCATATTGATATTGGAGCTGATGGCAGAGCCACAGGAGAAGCAGATGTAGAGTTTGTGACACATGAAGATGCAGTAGCTGCCATgtctaaagataaaaataacatgC aacatCGATATATTGAACTCTTCTTGAATTCTACTCCTGGAGGCGGCTCTGGCATGGGAGGTTCTGGAATGGGAGGCTACGGAAGAGATGGAATGG ataatcAGGGAGGCTATGGATCAGTTGGAAGAATGGGAATGGGGAACAATTACAGTGGAGGATATGGTACTCCTGATGGTTTGGGTGGTTATG GCCGTGGTGGTGGAGGCAGTGGAGGTTACTATGGGCAAGGCGGCATGAGTGGAGGTGGATGGCGTGGGATGTACTGA
- the HNRNPH3 gene encoding heterogeneous nuclear ribonucleoprotein H3 isoform X2, translated as MDWVMKHNGPNDASDGTVRLRGLPFGCSKEEIVQFFQGLEIVPNGITLTMDYQGRSTGEAFVQFASKEIAENALGKHKERIGHRYIEIFRSSRSEIKGFYDPPRRLLGQRPGPYDRPIGGRGGYYGAGRGSYGGFDDYGGYNNYGYGNDGFDDRMRDGRGMGGHGYGGAGDASSGFHGGHFVHMRGLPFRATENDIANFFSPLNPIRVHIDIGADGRATGEADVEFVTHEDAVAAMSKDKNNMQHRYIELFLNSTPGGGSGMGGSGMGGYGRDGMDNQGGYGSVGRMGMGNNYSGGYGTPDGLGGYGRGGGGSGGYYGQGGMSGGGWRGMY; from the exons ATGGATTGGGTTATGAAACATAATGGTCCAAATGACGCTAGTGATGGGACAGTACGACTTCGTGGACTACCATTTGGTTGCAGCAAAGAGGAAATAGTTCAGTTCTTTCAAG GGTTGGAAATCGTGCCAAATGGGATAACATTGACGATGGACTACCAGGGGAGAAGCACAGGGGAGGCCTTCGTGCAGTTTGCTTCAAAGGAGATAGCAGAAAATGCTCTGGGGAAACACAAGGAAAGAATAGGGCACAG gtaTATTGAGATCTTCAGAAGTAGCAGGAGTGAAATCAAAGGATTTTATGATCCACCAAGAAGATTGCTGGGACAGCGACCGGGACCATATGATAGACCAATAGGAGGAAGAGGGGGTTATTATGGAGCTGGGCGTGGAA GTTATGGAGGTTTTGATGACTATGGTGGCTATAATAATTACGGCTATGGGAATGATGGCTTTGATGACAGAATGAGAGATGGAAgag GTATGGGAGGACATGGCTATGGTGGAGCTGGTGATGCAAGTTCAGGTTTTCATGGTGGTCATTTCGTACATATGAGAGGGTTGCCTTTTCGTGCAACTGAAAATGACATTGCTAAT ttcttctcaCCACTAAATCCAATACGAGTTCATATTGATATTGGAGCTGATGGCAGAGCCACAGGAGAAGCAGATGTAGAGTTTGTGACACATGAAGATGCAGTAGCTGCCATgtctaaagataaaaataacatgC aacatCGATATATTGAACTCTTCTTGAATTCTACTCCTGGAGGCGGCTCTGGCATGGGAGGTTCTGGAATGGGAGGCTACGGAAGAGATGGAATGG ataatcAGGGAGGCTATGGATCAGTTGGAAGAATGGGAATGGGGAACAATTACAGTGGAGGATATGGTACTCCTGATGGTTTGGGTGGTTATG GCCGTGGTGGTGGAGGCAGTGGAGGTTACTATGGGCAAGGCGGCATGAGTGGAGGTGGATGGCGTGGGATGTACTGA
- the HNRNPH3 gene encoding heterogeneous nuclear ribonucleoprotein H3 isoform X3: protein MYDRMRRGGDGYDGGYGGFDDYGGYNNYGYGNDGFDDRMRDGRGMGGHGYGGAGDASSGFHGGHFVHMRGLPFRATENDIANFFSPLNPIRVHIDIGADGRATGEADVEFVTHEDAVAAMSKDKNNMQHRYIELFLNSTPGGGSGMGGSGMGGYGRDGMDNQGGYGSVGRMGMGNNYSGGYGTPDGLGGYGRGGGGSGGYYGQGGMSGGGWRGMY, encoded by the exons ATGTATGACAGAATGCGACGAGGAGGTGATGGATATGATGGTG GTTATGGAGGTTTTGATGACTATGGTGGCTATAATAATTACGGCTATGGGAATGATGGCTTTGATGACAGAATGAGAGATGGAAgag GTATGGGAGGACATGGCTATGGTGGAGCTGGTGATGCAAGTTCAGGTTTTCATGGTGGTCATTTCGTACATATGAGAGGGTTGCCTTTTCGTGCAACTGAAAATGACATTGCTAAT ttcttctcaCCACTAAATCCAATACGAGTTCATATTGATATTGGAGCTGATGGCAGAGCCACAGGAGAAGCAGATGTAGAGTTTGTGACACATGAAGATGCAGTAGCTGCCATgtctaaagataaaaataacatgC aacatCGATATATTGAACTCTTCTTGAATTCTACTCCTGGAGGCGGCTCTGGCATGGGAGGTTCTGGAATGGGAGGCTACGGAAGAGATGGAATGG ataatcAGGGAGGCTATGGATCAGTTGGAAGAATGGGAATGGGGAACAATTACAGTGGAGGATATGGTACTCCTGATGGTTTGGGTGGTTATG GCCGTGGTGGTGGAGGCAGTGGAGGTTACTATGGGCAAGGCGGCATGAGTGGAGGTGGATGGCGTGGGATGTACTGA